In Arthrobacter sp. MN05-02, the genomic stretch CGGCGCCGACCTGATCACGCTCGACCTGAACCTGCCCGACGGCGACGGCGTGGAGGTCTGCCGGGAGGTCCGCACCTTCTCCGACGCCTACATCCTGATGATCACGGCGCGCACGGATGAGATCGAGCGCCTGACGGGCCTCGAGACCGGTGCCGACGACTACATCAGCAAGCCCTTCAGCCCGCGCGAACTCGTGGCGCGCATCAACTCGCTGTTCCGCCGCCAGAGCCGGCAGGCGGCTGCCGATGTGGCCAACGCCGATGAGCGCCAGCGCGCCGCCGAGGTCCAGCAGAACCTCCTCCCCCCGCGACAACCTGAGGGTCCGCGACTACGAACTGGCGGGGCGCTTCCGGCCGTCCCGCAGCGTGGGCGGCGACTTCTACGACTGGTACGGCACCCCGGACGGGCTGCATCTCACGGTCGCCGACGCGATGGGCAAGGGCATGGGTGCCGCCCTGGTCGCGGCGACGGTGCGCGCCATCATGCGGTCGGTCGCCCCGCAGCCGAGCATCGAGACCGCGTTCGCGACGGCGGCGCGGGCCACCGAGGCCGACCTCGAGCAGACGAGCTCGTTCGTCACGCTCTTCCACGGGCGCCTCGACGCCGCTACCGGCGTCGTCGGCTACGTGGATGCCGGGCACGGGCTGGCGCTGCACGTCACCGCCGATGGCAACGTCACCCGGCTGAAATCGGCCGGACCGCCGGTGGGCGCGTGGCCGGACCAGGCCTGGGCGGCGGATACGGTGGAGCTCGGGCCCGGCGACTCCCTGGCCATCGTGAGTGACGGCCTGCTGGACATCTACGAGACGGTCGAGCAGTTCACCGCGGCGGTGGCCGGCGTCATCACGGCAGCTCGCAGCGCGGAGGCCGCCTGCGCCGTCCTGCTGGACATGGCCGACGTACCCGAGGTGGCCGACGACGTCACCGCCGTCGTCCTTCGGCGCACGCAGGACCGCCCCGAGCAGCACGCACGACCACAGACCACCGACAGGTAGAGGAAGAGGACGCACAGATGGAATTCACCACCCAGGACAAGGGACGCTACACCGAAGTGACGGCCAGCGGCCGCCTGAACATGGTGGCCGCCCCCAAGCTGCGCGAGGTCATCAACGGCGTCGTGGCCGCGGGTGGGAAGCGCATCGTGGTGAACCTCGCGGAGACCAGCTTCATGGACTCCTCGGGGCTCGGCGCCCTCATCGGCTGCCTCAAGCTGGCACGGCAGTCCGGCGGCGACCTGCGGATCGCTGCCGTCCAGCCCCAGGTCACCATGGTGCTCGAACTCACCAGCATGCACCGGGTCCTGACCCCCCACGGAACACCCGACGAGGCCTTCCCGAATGACTGACATCCTGGCCCGGCGGACCCTTGAGGAACCGGCGGCCGAGCAGGCGATCGAGGACCTGCACGGCGTGCTCGACCAGCTGTGGCACGACGCCGCGTTCGTGCCGGCGATGGACCAGATGGCCTTCAGCACCGCCGTGATCGAAGCCGCGAGCAACGTCGTGCGCCACGGCGTCGCTGCGCAGGGCGCGGAACTCCTCCTCGGCGTCGAGCTCACGGTGGCCACCGGGTACCTGCGGGCGGTCATCAGCGAGATCGGGGCCGCGCCGCTGGATCCGGTACCCGACCTCGAGGGGCCCGACCTGACCGCGCTCCCCGACGACGCGCTGCTGGAGGACTACGACGAATCAGGTCGCGGTCTCTCGATGATCCGGGCACTCGTCACGACGGTCACGGTCGAGCGGCAGGGCGACTCGAACGTGTGGGTCCTGTCCAGGGACGCCGGGTAGGAGCGTCGACCCTCCGGTCCTGGTGACAGCCGGCCGTGGGTCACGGCAGGGACGGCCGGCCGAGGAACGCCGCGACGTCCGCGTAGACCTCCCGGGACTCGGGCAGGCGCGGGGCCGCCGGGAAGACGTGGAACCCGCCGGGGTAGGTCCTCATGGTGACGTCGGCACCGGCCGCGACGGCCCGGTCCCGGAACACCGTCGCGTCCGCCATGCACACATCGCGGGTGCCCTGGTAGATCCGCGTCGCCGGAACCGCGGCCAGCAGGTCATCGGGTGCGCAGGCGGGGCTGACCAGGGGCGTCCTCGGGTCGTCGCCTCCGGCCCACCACAGGCCGGCCTGCACGGGGCCCGCGACGGAGAGCATCGGGTCGACGGCCTCGTACTTCGGGATCGCGGGGTTGGTGCCCGTGACGTCGAGCCAGGGAGCGAACACCGCGACGCGCCCGGGTGCGGGCAGCCCGGCGTCGCGGAAGGCCCACGGCTGGGCGATGGCGAGCCCGCCGCCGGCCGAGTCCCCCATCAGCGTGACGTCGTCCGGATCCGCTGTCCGCAGGACCTCCCGGTACACGGACACCAGGTAGGGGAAGGCCTCGCGGTAGGTGCTCTCCGGTGCCAGGCGGTAGAGGGGGACGGTCACGGCAGCGCCCGTGCGCTTGGTCAGCTCGGCGAGAATCCACCAGTGCGGCCGCCCGAACTCGTTGAGGTAGATCCCGCCGTGCGTGTAGATGATGTGGGACCGCGTGGTGCCGAGCAGCGGCCGGACGGTGAGCGTGCGCACGCCGTCGATCCGCTTCTCCTGGATCGTGTGGGTGTGCTTGAACGTCCACGGGACGGCCGCCGCCGACGGGTACGTCCGGCCCGGGTACTTCCTGTTGACCCAGTCCGTCCCGGTCAGGTTCCTCTTGGTGGGCAGCAGGCTGATCAGTCGGCACGCGACACGCATGGCCCGCGAGCCGTCATGCGCGCTCGGTTCGACGGGGTCCGTGCCGGCCGCGTATCCGCTCGTCATGGCCCCAGCCTAGTGCGGAGCCCGCGGACCGCGCCGCCTCTGTCATGCTGGTCGGGGCCGGAATGCCCCGGTCGGCGTCCTCCGTCCCACCGACCCGCCCGACGCCGTTCCGGCCCGACGAAGGAAGAGATGGATACCGCCTCACACATCGCCCTCGCCGCCGACCTCCTCGGCGTGTTCTTCTTCGCCGTGTCCGGCAGCCTGCTGGCCGCACGGAAGGGCTTCGATCTCGTGGGGTCCCTCCTGCTCGCGTCGCTCGCGTCGCTGGGCGGCGGCGTGGCACGGGACCTCATCATCGACGTCCCGCCGGCGGCGTTCAACAACCCCGCCTACCTGGTGCCTCCCCTGCTGGCCACCGTGCTCGTCTACTTCGTGTTCTCCGGCGTGGAGCGCGTCAAGCGCGTCCTCGTCCTCTTCGACGCCGCGGGCCTCGCCCTGTTCTGCATCACCGGCACCATCAAGGCCCTCGACGTCGGCCTCAACCCGGTCTCCGCCGCCCTCCTGGGCGTCACGACGGCCGTGGGCGGCGGCCTGCTGCGCGACGTCGTCGCCAACGAGATCCCGCAGCTCTTCGACCCCCGGGACATCTACGCGCTGCCCGCGATGCTCGGCGCCGCCGTCGTCACCGTGCTGTACCTGACGGACACCTTCACGCTGGTCACGGGCATGCTGGCGGCGTCGCTCGTGTTCTCGCTGCGCGTCCTCGCCTGGCGCTACGGCTGGCACGCGCCACTCGCGGCACGCACCTCCCCCACCCGGAGGTAGCCCCGGCGCCGGACGCGGCGGCTAGGATGGGGGAATCCCCCGCCGCCACTCCTGGAGTACCTGTGACTGAGCTCTTTTCCGACCGATTCCGCGCCCTGGTGCCTCAGTACTTCGAGGGCGAGTGGGTCGAGGAGGACGGCCTGTCCGAGGACGAGCTCGCCGGGATGCTCGCGGGCAAGGACTTCGAACTCCCCCTCGCCCTGCACGAGTTCTACCGCGCCGTGGGAGCCACCGAGGACATCATGGAGGCGTTCCACTTCTTCTGGGACCCCGACGAGCTCGAGATCGAGGACGGCTTCCTCCTGTTCCTCGAGGACGAGGACGAGCAGTACACGTGGGGGATGCGGGCCGACCAGCTGGACGTCCCGGACCCCATCGTCTGGCGCCGCAACAACGCACGCGGCGAGTGGCAGAGCGAGGAGGGCACGTTCAGCGAGTACGTCCTCGACCTGTTCGAGTGGGTCTTCGAGGAGGACGGGGAGGACTGATGGAATTCGCCCACCACGCTCCCGACGGGTACCGGTGCCCGTTCTGCGACCTCGCGCGGGGGGACTTCAGCAACCCGAGGAACCTGTGCCGACCGGGTGACGTCGTCTACTCCGACGACCTCGTGCTGGCGTTCATCGCGTCGCACGGCTTCGAGCCGAATCCGGGGCACGTACTCATCACGCCGCGTGAGCACGTCGAGCTGCTCTACGAACTGCCCGACGACGTCGCCGCCCGCATCATGACGATGACCCGCGACATCGCGATCGCCATCAAGCGGGCGTGGGCGCCCGACGGCGTCTCGACCCGGCAGCACAACGAGCCCGCCGGCAGCCAGCACGTATGGCACTACCACCAGCACGTGCTGCCCCGCTGGCACGACGACGGCTTCTACTTCACCCCGAAGCGGCCCATCGTGGACCCGGCGATCAGGGCGCGGAAGGCCGACGAGTTGAGGTCCTTCCTCCCGACGGTGTAGCGCCCACCGGCTTCCCGCCCTGCTGCGGCTTCGTGCACGGGTTTCGGGCAACAAGAGCGTGTCGTGCGAGGACACGCCGGTCTGCAGGGTCGGGTGCCCACGAAAGCGGTGCAGGAAGCCGCACCTCGCCATCGATGTCAGCGCACGGGCCGGTGCCCGAGGGCCTTGAAGACCATGGCGAGAAGGTCCTCCGGCCGGAACATGACGTCCTCGTAGCAAAAACGCAGCACGAGGTAGCCGCCGATCACCGTCATGTTGTTCCTCCTGCGGTCGCGCCGGAGCGCCTGACGGTCCGAATGGAACGCCGCGCCGTCGATCTCCACGACGAGGCATTCCTCGACCAGGAAGTCGACCCGCCCCACACCCGCTATCCGGACCTGCGAGCGAACACGGAGACCGGCGCCGCGCAGCAGGAGTCGCGTGACGACCTCGATCGCCGATTCCCCGGTGAGGTCGACCGAGGCCAATGCTCCGCGTGCCCTGCCGTTGCGCTTCCCGGGCAGCCGAGACTCAAGGAACGCCGCCACGGTGTCGCCGCGTCGCAGAGCACACTCGACCATGGGGACCGACTCGTCGGCAGGCCGGCACTGCAGCACGTGCACCAGCACGTCGGCCAGACCGACGAGTGGCAGCCGGGAGTGCGGAGGAACGGTGACGACCCGATGATTGATGCAGCCTGCGACCGAGCGGGCCGGCCGGCTGACATGCACCCCGATCGCAGGTCGGACGCGCCACAGCCCGTAGTGGACCGCGGCGGAGACAGACGTGAGCCGTGCTCCCGCACCCACCGCCCGGACGAACTCCGGTGGGGCGTCGGGAAGAGCCAGGACCCCCCGTCGAACGCGGAGAAGCCTGCCGTCGCCGAGATAGTGCTCGATCGCCCGCTCCCCAACCCCGCGCTTCAGCAGGGCACCCGTGGAAGCCACACCGCCCGATGCCGCGAGGATCTGCTCGATCGTCATGGACCAACCCAAGCGGCTGCCGCCCGTGATCGACGCCGGGCCCACCGCTATGTGGACGGGCCTCGGGGTGCAGCGGCACATGAGGATGCGGCGTCGTGCACGCGTTTCACCATGGCGCACGCGTGTCGCCATGGGACACGCCGATCATCAAGGACCTTCAGCCGGAAAGCCGTGCACGAAGGCGCAGGCACGGCGGCAAGGCGCGGCACTGCAGGTGCGACGGCGGCGCTAGACGTCCCTGCTGACGACGGCCTGCGCGAAGCTCGCCAGGGCCTGCTTCACGACGCTGTCCGGGAGCGGGTCGAGGGCCGCGACGGCGTCGTCGGCCCACTGCTGGGCCACGGCCCAGGCCTCCTGCGTCTGCGGGTGCGAGCGCACGGCGGCGACGGCGCCGGCGAGGGCTTCATCGGAGGAGAGGTCGCTGTCGACGAGCGCGACGACGTCGGCCGCCGAGGAGTCGCCGGCAGCCGCGGCGCGGCGCAGCAGGATGACGGGCAGTGTGGGGACGCCCTCGCGGAGGTCGGTGCCGGGAGCCTTGCCGGACTTCACCTTGAGACCCGTGACGTCGATGACGTCGTCGGCGAGCTGGAACGCGACGCCCACCTTCTCGCCGTACGAGACCATCACGTCCACGACCTCCGGCGGGGTGTCCGCGAAGAGGGCGCCGAGCTGCCCGGAGGCCGCCACGAGGGAACCGGTCTTGTCAGCGATGACCGAGAGGTAGTGCTCGAGGTCGTCCTGGCCGTCGCTCGGTCCGACCGTCTCGTGCAGCTGGCCGAGGCAGAGCCGCTCGAACGTCCGCGCCTGGATCCCGAGCGCCTCGCCGCCGAGTTCGGAGACCAGGATGGAGGCCCGGGCGAAGATGAGGTCGCCGGTCAGGATGGCGACGGAGTTGCCCCATACCTCGTGGGCGGTCGGGGCTCCGCGCCGGAACGGCGCGGAATCCATGACGTCGTCGTGGTACAGCGTGGCGAGGTGTGTCAGCTCGACGACGACGGCCGCCTGGACCACCTTGGTGCGCGCCGGGTTGCCGAGGTGGGAGGCGAGGATGGTGAGCAGGGGGCGGATGCGCTTCCCGCCGGCCTCGACGAGGTGGCGGCTGGTGGCGTCGGCAAGGGGATCGGAATTGGCGATCGCTCCGCGCAGCTGCTTCTCGACCTCCGCGAGGCAGGACGAGACGGACGGCCCCAGTTCCGGGTCCTCGGCGATGAGGGCGAAGCCGGGAGGCAGACGCAGGGCATCGGCGTCGTCCGGGATGTCCGCGGTATCCAGCGCGCTGTTCAGACCCACGCTGGTCCAGCCGGAGTTGAAGGATTGTGTCACGGTCTAAGACTAACCAAGGAGGGCGGCGCTTTGCGCACGCAGGTGGCCCGTCAGGGACGGCTGGTTGGAGGTGGGGGGCACGAGCGACTCGAGGAGATGGATGACGCGATCCTCGAAGCCCCGACCGCCGGCGTCCGTCAGGTTCGCCAGCATGCGCACCACGAAGCGCATGAGCACCGGCACGGGCATACCGGTCCGCAGGGCCAGGGACAGGATGGCGGGCTTGCCGATGAGCTGCGCGAAGATGCGGCCGAGCGTGAAGTGGCTGCCCCACTGCTCCCGCACGTACGGCGCGTACCCGGACAGGACCTGGTCGCGTCCGAGCGGCGAGGCGACACCCTGCGCCCGCTCGATGAACTCGGCGGCGTACCGCGCCGACTCCATCGCGTAGGAGATCCCCTCGCCGTTGAACGGTGACACCATGCCGCCGGCGTCGCCGAGGAGCAGCAGCCCGGGGCTGTAGTGCGGCGTGCGGTTGAAGCCCATGGGCAGTGCGGCTCCGCGGATCTCCCCGACCTGGTTCTCGGGCGCGAAGCCCCACTCCGACGGCATCCCCGCGGTCCAGTCGCGCAGGACCTGCTTGTAGTCGAGCTTCCCGAACTCCGCGGAGGAGTTGAGGATGCCGAGGCCCACGTTGGAGGTCCCGTCGCCGACGCCGAAGACCCACCCGTACCCCGGCAGGGGCTTCCCGGTGGCGTCCGGCAGCTCGAGCCAGCCCTCCATCCAGTCGTCGTTCGTGCGGGGACTGGTGAAGTAGGTGCGCACGGCGACGCCGAGCGGCCGGTCGTCGCGCTTCTGGAGCCCGAGGCTGACGGCGGTGCGGGTGGAGTTGCCATCCGCTGCGAGGACGACGTCGGCCGTGAAGGTGCGCGTCTCGCCGGTCTTGCGTCCCTCGGCGTCCAGCAGGTTGGCGGTCACCCCGGTGACGCGCCCGGCCTCGTCGCGCTGCGCCGAGGTCACCGAATGGCCCTCGAGGATCATGGCGCCTGCGGTCCGGGCGTGCTGCGCGAGGGCCTCGTCGAAGCCGAGGCGCGTGCGCACCAGACCGTAGTCGGGGAAGTCGCTCAGTTCGGGCCAGGGCACCTCGACGGTCCGCTTGCCCGCGATGAGCCGCAGGCCCTTGTTGCGGCGCCACCCCTCGCTCTCGTCGTGCGGCAGGCCGAGGAGCTGCAGTTCACGTGTGGCGCGGGGCGTCAGTCCGTCGCCGCACACCTTCTCGCGGGGGAACCAGGTCTTCTCGAGGACCGTGACCTCGATGCCGGCGCTCGCGAGGTAGTAGGCCGCGGTGGAACCGGCCGGGCCGGCACCGACGATGAGGACGGACACCTAGACGGCCGCCGAGATCCGGCGCAGGCGGACCTGCCCCGGCAGGAGCGGTTCCTCGCCCGGTGCCGCCGGCGCCTTGGTGGCGCGGTGGACGGCGACGATCCCGCCGTTGAGGTTCCGGTATTCGACGTCGTTCCAGCCGCTCTCGCCGATCCAGGCGGCGAGCTCGTCCTGGTTCGGCCAGGCGCGGATGGATTCCGCGAGGTAGACGTAGGCGTCGGGATTGGAGCTGACCCTCCGCGCGATCGCCGGCAGCGCCCGCATCAGGTACTCCGTATAGGTGGTACGCCACAGCGCGACGGTGGGCGAGGAGAACTCGGCGATGACCAGCCGGCCGCCCGGCTTCGTGACCCGCAGCATCTCCGCGAGGGCCTTCTGCGGCTCGTCGACGTTGCGGAGCCCGAAGGAGATGGTGGACGCGTCGAAGGAGTTGTCGGCGAACGGGAGGTTCGTGGCGTCGCCGGCGACGAAGTCGATGTCCGGCCGCCGGCGCTTGCCGACCTTCAGCATGCCGAGCGAGAAGTCGCAGGCGACGACGTCGATCCCCGCGTCCGCGTACGGCTCGCTCGAGGTCCCGGTACCGGCCGCGAGGTCCAGGACGCGCTGACCCGGTTCGGCGCCCACGGCATCCACGACGACCCGGCGCCAGCGGCGCGTCTGCCCCATCGACAGGACGTCGTTGACGACGTCGTACTTGGGCGCCACGTCGTCGAACATGGCTGCTACTTCGTCAGGACGCTTCTCCAGCGATGCACGATTCACCCGTTCATTGTCTCAAACAAACACCCGGCACCTAATCCGCGTCGGCTGCCCCGCGGGGACGACGGCGGCGGCACGGCCGCGGCGCACGTGCCCAAGCTCACGATGCCGCACGGATACGCCGCAGGACCGCGGAGTACGCTTGGAGCATCATGAGCACTCCGTCCCTCACCGCGCTGACGCCTGCGCCCGGACAGTCCCGCGGGCTCCGCAGCATCACGGTGGGACGCGCCGCCATGGACCCCCAGTCGGGTCTCCTCGAGTACGTGGTCCGGAACGACGCCCACACCTGGATCCGGCGCGGTGGCGGACTCGTGGCGTACGGCGAGACCGCGAGGTTCACCGTGACCGGTCCGGACCGCTTCACGCAGGCCCAGGAGTGGTGGCGACGCGAGCTCGCGGGTGCGGAGGTCGTGAACGAGCTCGGCGTCCCCGGGTCCGGCCTCATCGCGTTCGGGTCCTTCGCCTTCTCCAAGACCTCGCCGCACGAATCGCGCCTGATCGTCCCCGAGGTGGTGGTCGGCTGCAGCGAGGGCCGGAGCTGGCTGACGTTCATCACCGACGACGCCGAGGCCGACCTGACCGCCGAGGCGGCCGAGGCCACCCTCGCCGCCTACCTCGTCGAGCCCGACGCCGACCGCTCCCCCAGCCCCGGTGACAGGCTCGGCCCCGGCGTCCTGAGCGAGGAGCAGTACAAGCTCGCCGTCGCCGAGGGCGTGAAGCACGTCCAGACCGGCGAACTGAGCAAGCTCGTCCTCGCGCGCGACGTCGTCGCGGACCTCGAGACGCCCGTCGCCACCGCCCAGGTGCTGCGCGAACTCGCCGTCCGGTACGAGGACTGCTGGACCTACGCGGTCGACGGCCTGATCGGCTCGACGCCGGAGATGCTGATCAAGGTCGAGGACAACACCGCCCGGGCCCGCGTCCTCGCCGGCACCCTCGACCGCGCCAACGCACCCGCGGGCGACCCCGACTACCCCACACGGGTGCTGGCCGGATCCGAGAAGCAGCTCCACGAGCACCAGATCGCGATCGACTCGCTCACCGAGACGCTCGAGCCCTTCACGAGTTCCATGACGTCGCACAGCGAGCCGTTCGTCCTCCAGCTGCCGAACGTGTGGCACCTCGCGTCCGACGTCACGGCGCAGCTCGCCCCCGACGCCGACGGCGAGATCCCGACGTCGCTGGCCCTCGTCCAGGCCCTCCATCCGACCGCCGCCGTCTGCGGCACCCCGACCACCGTCGCGGGTGCACTGATCCGTGAACTCGAGCACCTGCAGCGCGGCCCCTACGCCGGGCCGGTGGGGTGGATCGACGCCGGCGGCAACGGGGAGTGGGGCATCGCCCTGCGGGGCGCCGTCGTCGAGACCCCAACGCGCGTGCGGCTGTATGCGGGCTGCGGCATCGTCGAGGGCTCGCAGCCCGAAGCGGAACTGGCGGAGACGTGGAGCAAGTTCCGGCCCATGATCGAGGCACTCGGGCTGAGCCGCTGAGCCCTGCCCTTGGTTACCAATAAGCAATACCTGTAGCCTGTGATGCACATCTCTCTTCGCTCGTTAGAATCAGCAGGACCTTTTCCGCTTCATCCCGTCCGTTCAAGTGAGGTACCCATGCTTTCCAAGAAATCCGCAATGCTGGCCGCCCTGGCCGCCGGTGCCCTCGCGCTCAGCGCGTGCGGCGGAGGTTCCGACGACGCCGCGGCCGGCTCCGGCGGGGACAGTGGCCTGAACCTCGTCTCCGAGGGTTCGCTGACCGTCTGCTCGGACATCCCCTACCCGCCCTTCGAGTTCGAGGAGAACGGCGAGTACACCGGCTTCGACATGGACCTCATGAAGGAGATCGCCGCGGGCATGGACCTCGAGCTCGCCGTGCAGGACGTCGAATTCAACGGCCTCCAGAGTGGTGCCGTGCTGGCGGCCCGCCAGTGCGACATCGGCGCGAGCGCCGTCACCATCACCGAGGAGCGCCAGGCGAACCTCGCGTTCTCGGACCCGTACTACGATTCGCTGCAGTCCCCTCCTGGTCCCCGCCGACTCAGACATCGCCTCGATCGAGGACCTCGCGGGCAAGCAGGTGGGCGTCCAGCAGGGCACCACCGGCGAGACCTACGCTGGGGAGAACGCACCCGAGGCCGAACTGGTCGCGTTCCCTTCCGACGCCGAGATGTATGCCGCGATCCAGGCCGGGAACGTCGACGCCCTGCTGCAGGACCTCCCCGTCAACATCGGCCACACGGAGGACGGCTCCTTCACCATCGCCGAGGAATACCCGACGGACGAGCAGTACGGCTTCATCATGGCGAAGGACGGCAGCGAAGCGCTGGTCACCGCGGTGAACGAGCAGCTCGCCACCCTGCGCGACAACGGCAGGTACCAGGAAATCTACGACTCCTACTTCGCGGAGTAGCCCCCCGATCCGCGCGGCCAGGACGACTCCCGGCCGCGCGGGCTCCACTTCTGTGAAGGAAGGTAGTTCCCCCCGCGTGAAACGATCGACACGCAGACGCCTCACGCAGGGCGTCCTCTACGCGGTATTCGCCGCCGTCGTCCTGTTCGTCATACTCTCCGCCGACTGGGGCAGGATCCAGTCCAACTTCTTCGACCTCGACGTCGCTGCGGCGACCTTCCCGGAGATCGTCACGATCGCCGCGAAGAACACCGTCGTCTACACCGCGATCGCGTTCGTCGGAGGTCTTCTGCTCGGACTCGTCCTCGCGCTCATGAAGCTCTCTCCGGTGCTCCCGTACCGCTGGCTCGCGACCGCCTACATCGAGCTCTTCCGCGGACTCCCGGCCCTGCTCGTGATCTTTGGTTTCGCCTACGCCGTCCCGATCGCCCTGCAGTGGCGCCCTCCGGGCGGCAATGCGGGCGCGGGCCTGATCGCCCTCATCATCGTCTCCTCCGCCTACATCGCGGAGACCATCCGAGCCGGCATCGAGGCGGTGCCCAAGGGGCAGGTCGAGGCCGCGCGCTCGCTTGGCATGAACTCCGCGTGGACCATGGTAACCGTCGTCCTCCCGCAGGCCTTCCGGATCATCACCCCCCCGCTGACCAACGAGCTCGTGATCCTCATCAAGGACACCTCCCTGCTGTTCATCGCGGGCATGGCCATCGGCGACCGCGAGCTGACCACGTTCTCCCGTGACGCCCTCACCAGCCAGGCGAACGCGACCCCGCTCGTGGTCGCCGCAATGATGTACCTGGTCATCACGCTGCCGCTGACCCAGCTGGTCGCGAAGCTCGAACGACACAACAAGAGAGGCCGGTGATTCCGGTGGCCCAGCCAGCATCGGGTGCCGCATCCCGCGGATCGGCCGCGGCCGTCCCCGCGATCGAGGTCCGGGCACTGTGCAAGACCTTCGGCAGCAACGAGGTGCTCAAGGGCATCGACTTCCACGTGGACCAGGGCGAGGTGGTCTGCGTGATCGGCCCCTCGGGCTCCGGCAAGTCCACGCTGCTGCGCTGCGTCAACCGCCTCGAGGAGCCCACCAGCGGCACCGTGATGGTGGAGGGCGTCGACATCACGGACAGCGAGACGGACCTCGACGACGTGCGGACGCGCATCGGCATGGTGTTCCAGCAGTTCAACCTGTTCCCGCACCTCACGGTCCTGAGGAACCTGACCCTCGCGCAGCAGCGGGCGAAGAAGCGGGGTAGGGCCGAGGCCACGGAGATCGCCCGCAGGAACCTCGCCAAGGTGGGCCTCGCGGAAAAGGCGGACGCCTTCCCCGCGCAGCTCTCGGGCGGCCAGCAGCAGCGTGTCGCGATCGCACGTGCGCTCTCCATGGACCCGGACATGATGCTGTTCGACGAGCCGACCAGCGCGCTGGACCCCGAGCTCGTCGGCGACGTGCTCGAGGTCATGAAGCAGCTCGCCAAGGAGGGCATGACCATGATGGTGGTCACCCACGAGATGGGCTTCGCCCGCGAGGTCGGCGACCGCGTGGTGTTCATGGACGGTGGCGTCGTCGTGGAGCAGGGCAAGCCCGAGGACGTCCTCGGGAACCCGCAGCACGAGCGGACGAAGCTGTTCCTCTCGAAGGTGCTGTAGCTAGAGGAATCCGTCCGCCACAGCACGGCGGATGCGTGCATGGAGGTCCCGGAGCGTCGCCCGCTCGGCACGGACCTCGAGGATGGAGCGGCCCCGGATGGGCCGCTCCATCGCCGTATGCAGCTCGTCCAGCGTCGTCGCGCGCTCGTACAGCAGTCCGTGGGCGGCAGCGATCGCCGCGAGATCCACGGTGTGCGGGGTGCCGAACAGCCGTTCGACGGCGGCACCGTAGCGCGCCCTCGTCGACTCCGCGCCGTGCTCGAGCAGGCCGAAGATCCCTCCGCCGCCGTCGTTGAGGACCACGATGTGCAGGTCGGGCTGAGGCTCACCGTTGCCGAGGAGGAGTCCGCCGACATCGTGCAGGAACGTCAGGTCGCCCATCAGTACACGAGTCGGGATGCCGGCGGCGAGCGCCACCCCGGTGGCGGTCGAGACGGTGCCGTCGATGCCCGCCAGCCCGCGGTTGGCGAAGACCTCGAGCGGATGCCAGTCGGTGGCGCCCACGAGGTCCACGTCTCGGATGGGATTGGAGGACCCCAGCACCAGGTTGCCGTCCGTGTGCTCCCACACGGCATCCGCGAGGTGGAGTCCGGTGATGCGCTCCTCGTCGGCGAGGAGGGACTGGATCACCGCTTCCGCCGTCGCTCCGGCCTCCCGCCAGGAACGCAGCCAGCCCTCCTTGCCGCGGCCTGCGAAGGCGAGCAGTTCGGGCAGGTCGTCGATGATGCGCTCCGGGCGCCTGCCCTCCTCGAACCAGGCCACAGGCCCCGGGAGGTACAGCGCGTGCTCGACGTCGGGACGCGCCAGCAGGGCGGTCACCGGCCGGGAGAGCGTGGGGCGGCCGAAGGTCACGACGCGCGTGATCGCGGGGCCCAGGTGCTCGAGCAGCAGCCGGTACGGGGCGATCGCGC encodes the following:
- a CDS encoding hypothetical protein (possible pseudo due to frameshift) — translated: MSASAPPRSSRTSSPRDNLRVRDYELAGRFRPSRSVGGDFYDWYGTPDGLHLTVADAMGKGMGAALVAATVRAIMRSVAPQPSIETAFATAARATEADLEQTSSFVTLFHGRLDAATGVVGYVDAGHGLALHVTADGNVTRLKSAGPPVGAWPDQAWAADTVELGPGDSLAIVSDGLLDIYETVEQFTAAVAGVITAARSAEAACAVLLDMADVPEVADDVTAVVLRRTQDRPEQHARPQTTDR
- a CDS encoding anti-sigma factor antagonist; the encoded protein is MEFTTQDKGRYTEVTASGRLNMVAAPKLREVINGVVAAGGKRIVVNLAETSFMDSSGLGALIGCLKLARQSGGDLRIAAVQPQVTMVLELTSMHRVLTPHGTPDEAFPND
- a CDS encoding esterase, with translation MTSGYAAGTDPVEPSAHDGSRAMRVACRLISLLPTKRNLTGTDWVNRKYPGRTYPSAAAVPWTFKHTHTIQEKRIDGVRTLTVRPLLGTTRSHIIYTHGGIYLNEFGRPHWWILAELTKRTGAAVTVPLYRLAPESTYREAFPYLVSVYREVLRTADPDDVTLMGDSAGGGLAIAQPWAFRDAGLPAPGRVAVFAPWLDVTGTNPAIPKYEAVDPMLSVAGPVQAGLWWAGGDDPRTPLVSPACAPDDLLAAVPATRIYQGTRDVCMADATVFRDRAVAAGADVTMRTYPGGFHVFPAAPRLPESREVYADVAAFLGRPSLP
- a CDS encoding UPF0126 membrane protein, which gives rise to MDTASHIALAADLLGVFFFAVSGSLLAARKGFDLVGSLLLASLASLGGGVARDLIIDVPPAAFNNPAYLVPPLLATVLVYFVFSGVERVKRVLVLFDAAGLALFCITGTIKALDVGLNPVSAALLGVTTAVGGGLLRDVVANEIPQLFDPRDIYALPAMLGAAVVTVLYLTDTFTLVTGMLAASLVFSLRVLAWRYGWHAPLAARTSPTRR
- a CDS encoding geranylgeranyl pyrophosphate synthase, translating into MTQSFNSGWTSVGLNSALDTADIPDDADALRLPPGFALIAEDPELGPSVSSCLAEVEKQLRGAIANSDPLADATSRHLVEAGGKRIRPLLTILASHLGNPARTKVVQAAVVVELTHLATLYHDDVMDSAPFRRGAPTAHEVWGNSVAILTGDLIFARASILVSELGGEALGIQARTFERLCLGQLHETVGPSDGQDDLEHYLSVIADKTGSLVAASGQLGALFADTPPEVVDVMVSYGEKVGVAFQLADDVIDVTGLKVKSGKAPGTDLREGVPTLPVILLRRAAAAGDSSAADVVALVDSDLSSDEALAGAVAAVRSHPQTQEAWAVAQQWADDAVAALDPLPDSVVKQALASFAQAVVSRDV
- a CDS encoding drug:proton antiporter gives rise to the protein MSVLIVGAGPAGSTAAYYLASAGIEVTVLEKTWFPREKVCGDGLTPRATRELQLLGLPHDESEGWRRNKGLRLIAGKRTVEVPWPELSDFPDYGLVRTRLGFDEALAQHARTAGAMILEGHSVTSAQRDEAGRVTGVTANLLDAEGRKTGETRTFTADVVLAADGNSTRTAVSLGLQKRDDRPLGVAVRTYFTSPRTNDDWMEGWLELPDATGKPLPGYGWVFGVGDGTSNVGLGILNSSAEFGKLDYKQVLRDWTAGMPSEWGFAPENQVGEIRGAALPMGFNRTPHYSPGLLLLGDAGGMVSPFNGEGISYAMESARYAAEFIERAQGVASPLGRDQVLSGYAPYVREQWGSHFTLGRIFAQLIGKPAILSLALRTGMPVPVLMRFVVRMLANLTDAGGRGFEDRVIHLLESLVPPTSNQPSLTGHLRAQSAALLG